A stretch of Gymnodinialimonas phycosphaerae DNA encodes these proteins:
- a CDS encoding sensor histidine kinase, producing the protein MVSMSDPELKNTAAPDGMRLSPNTIPGKIWIFLWSLRTRVFIMLLAAILAFGAGLQYWNYRMLFQNEVRLADDKHLVTATHLALSLSRYSRDVSLVFAHWARNVSEAESAGVAIAEDSGLPVAMDIDGFAILSSDNTVEASFSTTSEPLALPPDEVIEDLRIGSNTQLHGVQFSNLQRIGDDRYFILGYNLAGGQIAIGYLNVNYITDVQQRVQFGELGHAAIFDAAGVTVAHPVPAVEENMMNAAGIPVVARMLARETGVGQFYSPPMNADMIAGYTYVPETGWAVMVPQPIDELSASVEASLRSTNIFIIAVSLALALFGWVMTRALVRPIDRFTTAGLEIAAGNFLVDLPERENSSLEMSRLNQALKTMVGRIRGSSERLQAALEIEEVENKRKSDFLIIASHELRNPLSGVVGMLSACRERTDEPELTSYLEVAARSATQLRSVVDEMTHYAEEQTDTLAINVDSFDLGQELAQLATIYGQQAETAGLAFDFTPRPEIDEVIVTDRYRLFQVVANLLDNAIKYTASGGVTLDVGLHPDPDPDAIGDWLYVRVTDTGIGLDPDAMKQIFEPFFQVEGSYSRAHNGLGLGLAISKSIVDRLSGYLHCESEPGKGATFSLHVPIQIITRH; encoded by the coding sequence ATGGTCTCGATGTCCGATCCCGAACTGAAAAACACCGCGGCCCCGGATGGAATGCGCTTAAGTCCCAACACCATTCCGGGCAAAATCTGGATTTTCCTGTGGTCGTTGCGGACACGGGTGTTCATCATGCTGCTGGCTGCGATCCTGGCTTTCGGGGCAGGGCTACAATATTGGAACTACCGGATGCTGTTCCAGAACGAGGTGCGGCTCGCCGATGACAAGCACCTTGTCACAGCCACGCATCTGGCCTTGTCGCTGTCGCGCTATTCGCGCGATGTTAGCCTCGTCTTCGCGCATTGGGCAAGGAATGTCAGCGAAGCCGAAAGCGCAGGAGTGGCCATCGCCGAAGATAGCGGCCTGCCCGTGGCGATGGATATCGACGGGTTCGCGATTCTGTCCTCCGACAACACCGTCGAAGCCAGCTTCAGCACGACGAGCGAACCGCTGGCCCTGCCCCCCGACGAGGTGATCGAAGACCTGCGCATTGGCAGCAACACGCAGCTGCATGGCGTCCAGTTCTCTAACCTGCAGCGCATCGGGGACGACAGGTATTTCATCCTCGGCTACAACCTCGCAGGGGGCCAGATCGCGATCGGCTATCTGAACGTCAACTATATCACGGACGTGCAGCAACGCGTCCAGTTTGGTGAACTGGGCCATGCCGCGATCTTCGATGCGGCGGGCGTGACAGTCGCGCACCCGGTCCCTGCCGTCGAAGAAAACATGATGAATGCCGCGGGCATTCCGGTCGTCGCCCGCATGCTGGCCCGAGAAACAGGGGTGGGGCAATTCTATTCCCCACCAATGAATGCCGACATGATCGCAGGTTACACCTATGTCCCCGAAACCGGCTGGGCGGTGATGGTGCCACAGCCGATTGACGAATTGTCCGCCTCCGTCGAAGCCAGCTTGCGCAGCACCAATATTTTCATCATCGCCGTGTCGCTTGCTCTGGCGCTGTTCGGCTGGGTCATGACACGCGCGCTAGTCCGCCCTATCGACCGCTTCACCACGGCGGGCCTCGAGATTGCAGCTGGCAATTTCCTCGTCGACCTGCCCGAGCGGGAAAACTCCTCGCTCGAAATGTCGCGCCTTAACCAGGCGCTTAAGACCATGGTCGGAAGGATTCGCGGCTCCAGCGAACGTCTTCAGGCCGCGCTCGAGATCGAAGAGGTCGAGAACAAACGCAAGAGCGATTTCCTCATCATCGCTAGCCATGAATTGCGCAATCCGCTTTCCGGTGTGGTGGGGATGCTCTCGGCCTGCAGGGAACGGACCGACGAGCCCGAACTGACCAGCTACCTCGAGGTGGCCGCCCGTTCCGCGACGCAGCTCAGAAGCGTCGTCGACGAGATGACCCATTATGCAGAGGAACAGACCGACACCTTGGCCATCAACGTCGATAGTTTCGACCTTGGTCAGGAACTCGCGCAGCTCGCCACGATCTACGGTCAGCAGGCCGAGACGGCGGGCCTCGCTTTCGACTTCACTCCGCGTCCCGAGATCGACGAGGTCATCGTGACCGACCGCTACAGGCTGTTCCAGGTGGTCGCAAACCTGCTGGACAACGCGATCAAATACACCGCATCGGGCGGTGTCACCCTCGATGTGGGCCTGCATCCCGATCCCGATCCGGATGCGATTGGCGACTGGCTGTATGTCCGGGTGACCGATACGGGCATCGGGCTCGACCCCGATGCGATGAAACAGATTTTCGAACCCTTCTTCCAGGTCGAGGGTTCCTACTCCCGCGCCCACAATGGTTTGGGCCTCGGCCTCGCGATTTCCAAATCCATCGTGGATCGGCTGTCTGGCTATCTCCATTGCGAAAGCGAGCCCGGCAAGGGAGCCACCTTCAGCCTGCATGTTCCCATTCAGATCATTACCCGACACTGA
- a CDS encoding response regulator, with protein MQVEVEKKILVVDDDATNRLVVRVLMELRGHTVVEAASGHDALDIIEATDFDVILMDLSMPQMDGFETTLHMRKGKHCGSYKPIFALTAHTDRSNFEKCMKAGMNGVLGKPFDSGGADQILTLLNSPTSHSPS; from the coding sequence ATGCAGGTTGAGGTCGAAAAAAAGATCCTTGTCGTTGACGATGACGCCACCAATCGCCTCGTCGTCCGCGTGCTTATGGAACTGCGTGGACATACCGTAGTTGAAGCAGCCAGCGGCCATGACGCTCTGGACATCATCGAAGCGACTGATTTCGACGTGATCCTGATGGACCTAAGCATGCCGCAAATGGACGGTTTCGAGACGACGCTCCATATGCGTAAGGGCAAGCATTGCGGTTCATACAAGCCGATTTTCGCGCTCACCGCCCACACAGACCGCTCCAATTTCGAGAAATGCATGAAAGCGGGCATGAATGGCGTGTTGGGAAAGCCCTTCGACTCCGGCGGCGCAGATCAGATTCTGACCCTGCTCAACAGCCCGACCAGCCATTCCCCGAGCTAA
- a CDS encoding vanadium-dependent haloperoxidase, producing MSPRFFLALASDPASPLWELFHTDASKIDLATVQAQLAQALAEDDDNDDRIDEFRDWLEENGIEFDRPALPPKKIKGTGQDDEFDLTSWSTARVDGRKGEDLVRLGDAFWEADLHVDGEKLVLVDRITGQETSLKRIEKIDIGGHVFSVDALANSIASKIDLATVQAQLAEALAEDDDIDDRIDEFRDGLEENDIEFDRPALPPKKIKGTGQDDEFDLTSWSTARVDGRKGEDLVRLGDAFWEADLHVDGEKLVLVDRITGQETSLKRIEKIDIGGHVFSVDALANSIEEGKTPLVFSDGLARTKVNTTDPTPSVLWDQIVQNLVIETQFGPTNAARVYSILHTAIYDAFAAYDGQSLRVSLDVGGDNIELHEADPRSVEEAMHHAGYTVLSTLFPDHRSLLDMVMHERLGLEPDEDDSDAALIGQDAASDAMALRLQEQARVAQDPAARYTPQNSNPDEVTVIDAWTPEWRDTPAGRELQTFLSPEFPLLEPFALPKNPNGTTDFAAFRPAAPEPFFMEGFADAQIDIPTRTLTLALPAIIGGIDYPAGAQLAVTRELVGVVINPGFIAQAEQLIDISANLSVQDRAIAEFWEDGSGTSYPPGTMMTLAQIVSTRDGHDAATDAQLFLAMGNAMLDAAIAAWDSKVVYDYARPVQAIRDLGDLGLIGSPGIDVLTNETGYVIDAFAGYDPDTGASLGSQTILARNFVTYQSPTGDFSPPFAEYVSGHSTFSGAAASVLESFTGDTAFGVGTILPAKGSDFDTTFPENSLTLYWPDFDSAAQEAGLSRLYGGIHFEDGNTAGLELGTLVGDLAYDKAHEFANDTASELDRPFSDWIFG from the coding sequence ATGTCACCTCGTTTCTTTCTTGCGCTTGCATCCGATCCAGCCTCTCCGTTGTGGGAACTATTTCATACGGATGCGTCCAAGATTGACCTTGCCACCGTACAGGCGCAACTCGCTCAAGCCCTTGCCGAAGACGACGACAACGATGACCGGATCGACGAGTTCCGGGATTGGCTCGAGGAAAACGGCATCGAATTCGATCGGCCCGCCTTGCCCCCAAAGAAGATCAAGGGCACCGGCCAGGACGACGAATTCGACCTGACATCCTGGTCCACGGCTCGTGTCGACGGGCGCAAGGGCGAAGACCTCGTGCGTTTGGGCGATGCCTTCTGGGAAGCGGACCTGCATGTCGATGGCGAAAAGCTGGTTCTCGTTGACCGCATCACTGGGCAGGAAACAAGCCTCAAGCGGATCGAAAAAATCGATATTGGCGGTCATGTCTTTTCCGTCGACGCGCTCGCCAATTCCATTGCGTCCAAGATTGACCTTGCCACCGTACAGGCGCAACTCGCTGAAGCCCTTGCCGAAGACGACGACATCGATGACCGGATCGACGAGTTCCGGGATGGGCTCGAGGAAAACGACATCGAATTCGATCGGCCCGCCTTGCCCCCAAAGAAGATCAAGGGCACCGGCCAGGACGACGAATTCGACCTGACATCCTGGTCCACGGCTCGTGTCGACGGGCGCAAGGGCGAAGACCTCGTGCGTTTGGGCGATGCCTTCTGGGAAGCGGACCTGCATGTCGATGGCGAAAAGCTGGTTCTCGTTGACCGCATCACTGGGCAGGAAACAAGCCTCAAGCGGATCGAAAAAATCGATATTGGCGGTCATGTCTTTTCCGTCGACGCGCTCGCCAATTCCATCGAGGAGGGTAAAACGCCTTTGGTGTTTTCCGATGGTCTGGCAAGGACAAAGGTGAATACCACCGACCCGACGCCAAGCGTGCTTTGGGACCAGATCGTACAGAACCTCGTGATCGAAACCCAGTTCGGGCCGACCAATGCGGCGCGGGTTTATTCGATCCTGCACACCGCCATCTACGATGCCTTTGCCGCCTATGACGGCCAGTCTCTGCGCGTCTCCCTCGATGTCGGTGGCGACAATATCGAGCTTCACGAAGCCGATCCCCGATCCGTCGAAGAGGCGATGCATCACGCCGGCTACACGGTCTTGTCGACGCTATTCCCTGATCATCGCTCCCTGCTGGACATGGTCATGCACGAACGCCTAGGGCTTGAGCCCGACGAAGATGACAGCGATGCCGCGCTGATCGGGCAGGATGCGGCAAGCGATGCCATGGCGCTTCGTCTGCAGGAGCAGGCGCGCGTGGCCCAGGACCCTGCAGCACGCTACACGCCCCAGAACTCGAACCCGGACGAGGTCACTGTCATCGACGCCTGGACACCGGAATGGCGCGACACGCCCGCAGGCCGCGAGCTGCAGACGTTCCTGAGCCCGGAATTCCCGCTGCTCGAACCCTTCGCGCTTCCCAAAAACCCCAACGGCACGACCGATTTTGCGGCGTTCCGGCCAGCAGCTCCGGAACCCTTTTTCATGGAAGGCTTCGCGGATGCACAGATCGACATTCCGACGCGCACTCTGACCCTTGCATTGCCCGCCATCATTGGCGGTATAGACTATCCGGCAGGTGCCCAGCTTGCGGTGACGCGGGAGCTGGTGGGCGTGGTGATCAATCCGGGCTTCATCGCGCAGGCCGAACAGCTTATCGATATCAGCGCCAACTTGAGCGTCCAGGACCGCGCCATCGCCGAATTCTGGGAGGACGGCTCCGGCACTTCCTATCCGCCGGGCACGATGATGACGCTTGCCCAAATTGTGTCCACGCGAGACGGACACGATGCCGCCACCGATGCGCAGCTGTTTCTCGCCATGGGCAATGCCATGCTCGACGCTGCAATCGCAGCCTGGGATTCCAAGGTCGTTTACGATTATGCCCGCCCCGTGCAGGCGATCCGCGATCTTGGTGATCTGGGCCTGATCGGATCTCCGGGCATTGATGTCCTCACCAACGAGACTGGCTACGTCATCGATGCCTTCGCAGGGTATGACCCCGACACTGGCGCAAGCCTTGGGAGCCAGACGATCCTTGCCCGCAATTTCGTGACCTACCAATCGCCGACTGGGGATTTTTCGCCACCTTTCGCGGAATATGTGTCGGGGCATTCGACTTTTTCGGGTGCTGCTGCGTCTGTGCTCGAGAGCTTTACCGGGGACACGGCATTTGGCGTCGGGACGATACTTCCGGCAAAAGGCAGCGATTTCGACACCACTTTCCCAGAAAACAGCCTGACGCTTTATTGGCCCGATTTCGACAGCGCCGCGCAGGAAGCCGGATTATCACGCCTTTATGGCGGCATCCATTTCGAGGATGGCAATACCGCCGGTCTGGAGTTGGGGACACTCGTAGGCGATCTTGCATACGACAAGGCACATGAATTCGCCAACGACACGGCGTCAGAGCTGGACAGGCCCTTTTCCGATTGGATATTCGGGTAA